In Stigmatella aurantiaca, one DNA window encodes the following:
- a CDS encoding SLC13 family permease, which produces MALAIFLFTYVFIAGARLPGLKLDRPGGALLGAVLMVVLGAVTPAEVFNHSDDPSRHAVDFDTLILLLGMMLLAEYLAQASFFRACGAYTVRLAHTPRLLLVAVTAISAFLSAFLVNDTVCLMLTPLVLVVVDDARLPPVPYLLAVCMGSNSGSVATFTGNPQNMLIQGASGLSYASFAAYMALPALLSTAIVIAALLYLFRKELPSRRFDPQPPPPAVDRPLMGVTLGVLAGVVVAFFAGFPMSWSALAGAVLVMALARREPRAALERVDYVLLVFFASLFVVVYGVNKHGWAGEIRELFAPLMAGPPWRETLGFAALTLVASNLFSNVPFVMLARTWVPTLQNVELGWHVLALGSTLAGNLTLVGSVANLIVFEAARGRVKMSFMGYLRIGVPVTLLSFAVGLAVLLAEHALF; this is translated from the coding sequence GTGGCGCTCGCGATCTTCCTTTTCACCTATGTCTTCATCGCCGGGGCTCGCTTGCCCGGGCTCAAGCTGGATCGTCCCGGAGGGGCACTGCTCGGCGCGGTGCTCATGGTGGTGCTGGGCGCCGTCACCCCCGCGGAGGTCTTCAACCACAGTGACGACCCATCCCGTCACGCGGTGGACTTCGACACCCTCATCCTGCTGCTGGGGATGATGCTGCTGGCGGAGTACCTGGCCCAGGCCTCCTTCTTCCGCGCGTGCGGCGCGTACACGGTGCGGCTGGCGCACACGCCCCGGCTGCTCCTGGTGGCGGTGACGGCCATCAGCGCCTTCCTGTCCGCCTTCCTCGTCAATGACACCGTGTGCTTGATGCTCACGCCCCTGGTGTTGGTGGTGGTGGACGACGCCCGGCTGCCGCCCGTGCCCTACCTGCTGGCGGTGTGCATGGGCTCCAACAGCGGCTCGGTGGCCACCTTCACCGGCAACCCCCAGAACATGCTCATCCAGGGCGCCTCGGGGCTGTCCTACGCGAGCTTCGCCGCGTACATGGCCCTGCCGGCGCTGCTCTCCACCGCCATCGTCATCGCGGCGCTGCTGTACCTGTTCCGCAAGGAGCTGCCCTCCCGGCGCTTTGACCCTCAACCCCCGCCCCCCGCGGTGGACCGGCCGCTGATGGGGGTGACGCTGGGGGTGCTGGCGGGGGTGGTGGTGGCCTTCTTCGCGGGGTTCCCCATGAGCTGGAGCGCCCTGGCGGGGGCGGTGCTGGTGATGGCGCTGGCGCGCCGCGAGCCGCGCGCGGCGCTGGAGCGGGTGGACTACGTGCTGCTGGTGTTCTTCGCCAGCCTGTTCGTCGTCGTCTATGGGGTGAACAAGCACGGCTGGGCCGGAGAGATCCGCGAGCTGTTCGCCCCGCTGATGGCGGGCCCCCCGTGGCGCGAGACGCTGGGGTTCGCGGCGCTGACGCTGGTGGCCTCGAACCTGTTCAGCAACGTGCCCTTCGTGATGCTGGCGCGCACGTGGGTGCCCACGCTGCAGAACGTGGAGCTGGGCTGGCACGTGCTGGCGCTGGGCTCCACGCTGGCCGGCAACCTCACGCTGGTGGGCAGCGTGGCCAACCTCATCGTCTTCGAGGCGGCGCGCGGCCGGGTGAAGATGTCCTTCATGGGCTACCTGCGCATCGGCGTGCCGGTGACGCTCTTGAGCTTCGCCGTGGGCCTGGCGGTGCTG